A window of the Apostichopus japonicus isolate 1M-3 chromosome 8, ASM3797524v1, whole genome shotgun sequence genome harbors these coding sequences:
- the LOC139971177 gene encoding uncharacterized protein, whose translation MNENSGAVNTTVSVETIVADDRSDDDPGQGALNLLDHLNENVAELGNTKGISTHENIAPGDRSIQKPISSVEEDIAIGVVHRGNVDEISSDIQRTINALQVDTAGLDHDGCEETANDSGALYDEESASTSKSNSQHVEDIGPETDTVAIPSESASTVVNKSIKGNEQDNTNITKLTPSIGLIEAKSESLHSILKHSTRTDSESSLHQTLSNIAGKTPLRTLMMRLKQPKVGEEKSTDDKQKKKVRWDDDSNQTKISSTSEPRKKPISAVNFGGLARTVTTITGLKRWKLKTKEKDTQNSFEKYHGHLRVVQEHLRQEKTETPLAIRIEVKTEVLPILANVVKAYKKELVGKHRLLREANFKYEKLKSEVQDGFL comes from the exons atgaatgaaaattcaGGAGCAGTAAATACAACAGTATCTGTCGAAACCATTGTGGCAGACGACAGAAGTGATGATGATCCAGGTCAAGGAGCGCTAAATCTGTTGGATCATCTCAACGAAAACGTCGCGGAGTTGGGCAATACCAAAGGAATCTCTACGCATGAAAACATTGCCCCTGGTGACAGAAGTATTCAAAAACCTATTTCCTCTGTGGAAGAAGATATTGCGATCGGAGTAGTCCACAGAGGAAACGTGGACGAGATCAGTAGTGATATCCAGAGGACGATCAATGCTCTACAAGTTGATACTGCGGGATTAGATCATGATGGTTGTGAAGAAACAGCCAACGATAGCGGAGCTTTGTACGATGAAGAAAGTGCCTCAACATCTAAGAGCAACAG CCAACATGTCGAAGATATTGGACCCGAAACTGATACAGTTGCGATACCGAGTGAGTCAGCCAGCACTGTAGTGAATAAATCAATTAAAGGAAATGAACAAG ATAATACGAATATAACCAAGCTAACTCCCTCCATAGGCCTCATTGAAGCTAAAAGCGAGAGCCTGCACTCAATACTTAAACATTCTACACGTACTGATTCGGAGAGTAG TCTGCATCAGACATTATCTAACATCGCGGGAAAGACTCCACTGAGGACCCTAATGATGAGACTGAAACAGCCAAAGGTTGGAGAGGAGAAAAGTACAGACGACAAGCAAAAGA AGAAGGTCAGGTGGGATGATGACAGCAACCAGACAAAG ATTTCTTCTACCTCCGAACCCAGGAAGAAACCAATCAGTGCAG TTAATTTCGGTGGTCTTGCCAGGACTGTGACGACAATCACAGGACTAAAAAGATGGAAACTCAAGACGAAAGAGAAAGACACTCAAAATTCTTTTGAAAAG TATCATGGTCATCTAAGGGTTGTTCAGGAACATCTGAGGCAGGAGAAAACTGAAACCCCTCTCGCCATCAGGATAGAGGTGAAGACTGAAGTACTACCAATCTTGGCAAATGTTGTCAAAG CTTACAAAAAGGAACTGGTTGGGAAGCACCGATTATTGAGAGAGGCCAATTTTAAATATGAGAAGCTCAAATCTGAAGTGCAGGATGGTTTTCTGTAG